CCCCGTTGAAGCAGTAGATAGCGTCGGGTGACGCGGCCCCACACGATATCCCTTCCGCCTCCTTCGGGAGGCGGCCCCGTTGAAGCGGCCTGTGCCCAATAATAGCCACCAGCAATAAGCTCCCTTCCGCCTCCTTCGGGAGGCGGCCCCGTTGAAGCTGGATAGCTGTTGCTGCATGGGGAATTTCAACCCCATCCCTTCCGCCTCCTTCGGGAGGCGGCCCCGTTGAAGCCCGTGAAATCACGGAGGATGCTCTGGAGTAGCATTTTCCTTCCGCCTCCTTCGGGAGGCGGCCCCGTTGAAGCTACTGCGTGCTGACCATCCTCCATAACAAGCGCAGCTGCCTTCCGCCTCCTTCGGGAGGCGGCCCCGTTGAAGCCCTTCCTGGTCAGCCCCGAAGCCAAAGTTGCGAAAGCCCTTCCGCCTCCTTCGGGAGGCGGCCCCGTTGAAGCGGGCACTGGCCCTGGTCGGTGATACCCTCGCACTGTATCCTTCCGCCTCCATCGGGAGGCGGCCCCGTTGAAGCTCCACAGCGCTGAGACTGGCTCGCACCAGGGCCGCAACCTTCCGCCTCCTTCGGGAGGCGGCCCCGTTGAAGCAACGCTGGCGGCTTCGTCCTGTACCGTAAGGGGCGCAACCTTCCGCCTCCTTCGGGAGGCGGCCCCGTTGAAGCAGCCCACGCGGGCAGGGTGATGGTGGTCACGGTGTCGGCCTTCCGCCTCCTTCGGGAGGCGGCCCCGTTGAAGCGTTCAAGTACATCACCTGGCCGGTGAGGTACTCCTTCCTTCCGCCTCCTACGGGAGGCGGCCCCGTTGAAGCGGCGCGCTCTTCCTCTCGCGCCGCCGCCTCCTGCTCCTCCTTCCGCCTCCATCGGGAGGCGGCCCCGTTGAAGCTGACAGGCCGAGGTCGCTGCGGATCTCGCGCAGGCGCTCCCTTCCGCCTCCTTCGGGAGGCGGCCCCGTTGAAGCTCAAGGTTGGCAGCTTTGGCGGCGACTACCTCGAGCTCCCTTCCGCCTCCTTCGGGAGGCGGCCCCGTTGAAGCGCCTCGAGAGCGGTGATGTCCTCCCGATGGTTCTGTACCTTCCGCCTCCTTCGGGAGGCGGCCCCGTTGAAGCCCTTCAGACGCCGGTACCTATCGCACGTCGAGCTCGCCCTTCCGCCTCCTTCGGGAGGCGGCCCCGTTGAAGCGACCGTTGAACGCTGGATTATGAATCCCCGTGGCGACGACCTTCCGCCTCCTTCGGGAGGCGGCCCCGTTGAAGCCCCTCGTACTCGCTGGAGTCCGCGAAGAAGTTGCGGCACCTTCCGCCTCCTTCGGGAGGCGGCCCCGTTGAAGCCCCTTGAGCACGGATCGGACGATGCTGCGGCTCACGCCCCTTCCGCCTCCTTCGGGAGGCGGCCCCGTTGAAGCCCCTCGTACTCGCTGGAGTCCGCGAAGAAGTTGCGGCACCTTCCGCCTCCTTCGGGAGGCGGCCCCGTTGAAGCGCGATCCATTTACCGATACTTTCATCTTCGCGCCTAAACCTTCCGCCTCCTTCGGGAGGCGGCCCCGTTGAAGCCTATAAGCTGCATAACAGGCGAGATAGATTGCGACGAGCCTTCCGCCTCCTTCGGGAGGCGGCCCCGTTGAAGCTTCGATTTGGCACTCATTGCCTGAACACATTAACATGCACCTTCCGCCTCCTTCGGGAGGCGGCCCCGTTGAAGCATGCGGGCTTCGTACTTTTCCGTGGCTTTCGACATTTCCTTCCGCCTCCTTCGGGAGGCGGCCCCGTTGACGTCAGCCCGGCAGATGTGGCGCGACGAGTTGCGGCGTGCGTGCTTTTCCCTTCTTCGATGACACACGCCTCCTCGCGCGCAAGCGCACCATCTGGCTCGCTGGACACCGTGATCAAAAAAGCCCCGGATGCTCACTGGAGCGTCCGGGGCTTTTTCGTTGATTCGCTTAATCGGCTTTTTGTTTTTTTGGAGGCATTTGAAGCGAAAAGGTGAGTTCCAGGTTGGAGGGAAACTCGTTGGGAAGCTGCTTGCTCTGGACCTTGCCCTTAAAGGCGACCTGGACGAAGTCAGGGAGGATGGTGTCTTCGAAGTAGGTGCGCATCTGGCTAAATTGCGCACGGGAGACGGGGGTGGTGCCGTGGGCGAGCATGGAGTCGTTGCGGATCTCGCTGAGGGTGAGGCGAGAGGTTTTGGTGGCGCGGGCCAGGGGGGCCAGGGGGCCGTCGAGGCGCTCGATGAGGAGCCAGGCCTGGTAGCTCCCCATCACGTAGAGTCCTTTGTGGTTCTCGTGAACGAGGTCTTTGTACTTCTCGACGATCTCTTTTTTGACCTTGCCGGTCTCGATCTTGTCGTGGTGGTAGTAGAGGGTCCACTGGGCGATCCACTCAAAGGCGCGGTAGAGCTGGAGGGTGGCGACATCGTACTGGCCGTTTTTGGCGCGGCGAAGGGCAGCAAGGTAGAGATCGTAGATACAGCAGGCCTCGGTGTAGACGTCGAGGCCTTCTTTTTTGAGCAGGGCGATGGTGCCCATCAGCTTGCCTTCGACCAGTGTGGGGGTCGCATAAAGACGTCGATACGCCTCGGCATAGTCGGCGCGGTCCCAGGCGGCGTATCCGCGGCTGAGCTGGAGGAGCTGACGAAGAAAGGGCGCGCTGGAGCCGGTGTTTTTGAGGATGCGAACGGCGTCATCGTAGGCGTAGCGGGACCATGCCTGCTCGACGAGGTCCAGCCACCAGAAGGCGCGCACCTGGGTGGTATCGATCTTCGAGACGGCTTCGTCGCCGTCTTGCACGCGGGTATGCTGGGCGCGGGTACCGGTGACGAGTGAGAGGGTGACGTTATCTGTTTGAACGGCGGCCATCATCAGCGCGGCCGACATGGATTTTGTGCCGCCGGTGTAGTCTGCCACCACCGGAGAATGAGCTGCGTCCTGGCGCAGCTCGGGGAGAAGCTTTTCGAGAATATGAGCTGGAGAGTCCGCCGCCACCCGGATCACTCTGTAGGCATCCTGGCTCAACCCGAGCTGGGTGGGGATGTTGGGAAGGTCGGGCGGCGAATTGTAGCTGCTTCGGCAGACGTACCCCGGGCCTTCGATCAATTTATGAGTACCGGAGGTGCCTGAAGCCGGATCGTCGTCGCTGCACACAAAGACGATATGATCTGGCGAATGAAAATCGATCGTTTCGAGCAGAGGTTGGTGGCTGCCGCCCACAGTGCAATAGAGAACCTTCATCATCGACCTCATGGTGTAAACATGCATCTTCCCAGGGCGCAACGCCCCCGCGAGGGAAAAGACGAGCCCCCCGGGCATCACGCACAAACCATCAAGTCACCACCATAACGCAAAGAGGGGAAGGCTGACATCCACGAAAAACCTGTGGAAAACCTGAAATAACGATCAAAAAGCCCCGTTGACACCCCCCTTCTGCCCCCACCATACTTCTGCCATCAACATCGACCATCCTCTGTCGAGCCGGGTTCGGTTCGCATGCGTGGGGGATATGGATTGACACAGTGAGCAGGAGAGCCTCGTGACCATTCAGGCAGATCTCTCGGCAACCTTTCGCGTGACCACGCCCGCCTTTATCGGCGGCGGTGATCCTGGCGCGAAGGATGGCGCCGAGCTCAGGCTGGCGAGCTTTAAAGGCGCGCTGCGCTTCTGGTGGCGTGCCACCATGGCCGGCGAAGTGGGCAACAACGTCGACGAGCTCCACCGCCGCGAGGCGGAGCTTTTTGGCGCGAGCGCCGGAGGCCCGGGAGGTGGGGGGCAGTCGGCGGTGCGGATGTTTTTGGAGGTGAGCGATAAGCCAAAGCCTGTCGAGGTCGGAGATGTGTTGAAAGATGGGAGGACGACGGTCGGCAGCGGGGCGCGTTACCTGGGGTACGGGGTAATGACAGCCTTTGGCAAAGACTCGGGGAAGCTCACGCGAGCGTGTTTGCCCGCACCTTTTGAGTTCACCGTGCAGATGCGACTTAAGCCCACCATTCGGTCGCGTCGCGCCGAGTTAGAGCGCGCTATCAAAGTGATGGGGCTCTTTGGCGGGTTGGGCAGTAAGTCGCGCAAAGGCTACGGGAGCCTCACGCTTATGAGCCTCAAGCGCAAAGGGGATGGCGAGGTCTGGACGGCCCCCACGACCACCGACGAGTTCCTGGAGGCCATCACCACCCTCAAGCTCTCGCCGCTTCGAGGCGCACAGCCCGAGTGGACGGCGTTTTCGGATCAAGCGCGGGTCATGCTTGTGCCAGCACGAAAGGGTGACTCGGCTATGGCGTTGCTGAACAGGCTTGGTGAAGATCTGGTGATGTACCGAAGCTGGGGAAACGAGGGAAGGGTATTAGAAAAGGAAAAGGCTGAACGGAACTTCCGAGAGGATCACGACCTGATTTACGAAGTTAAAGGTGTTGCGATCAAACATCCCAAACGTGTCGCTTTTGGGTTGCCTCACAACTACTTCATTAA
The DNA window shown above is from Lujinxingia vulgaris and carries:
- a CDS encoding TIGR02710 family CRISPR-associated CARF protein translates to MKVLYCTVGGSHQPLLETIDFHSPDHIVFVCSDDDPASGTSGTHKLIEGPGYVCRSSYNSPPDLPNIPTQLGLSQDAYRVIRVAADSPAHILEKLLPELRQDAAHSPVVADYTGGTKSMSAALMMAAVQTDNVTLSLVTGTRAQHTRVQDGDEAVSKIDTTQVRAFWWLDLVEQAWSRYAYDDAVRILKNTGSSAPFLRQLLQLSRGYAAWDRADYAEAYRRLYATPTLVEGKLMGTIALLKKEGLDVYTEACCIYDLYLAALRRAKNGQYDVATLQLYRAFEWIAQWTLYYHHDKIETGKVKKEIVEKYKDLVHENHKGLYVMGSYQAWLLIERLDGPLAPLARATKTSRLTLSEIRNDSMLAHGTTPVSRAQFSQMRTYFEDTILPDFVQVAFKGKVQSKQLPNEFPSNLELTFSLQMPPKKQKAD
- the cmr1 gene encoding type III-B CRISPR module RAMP protein Cmr1, with protein sequence MTTPAFIGGGDPGAKDGAELRLASFKGALRFWWRATMAGEVGNNVDELHRREAELFGASAGGPGGGGQSAVRMFLEVSDKPKPVEVGDVLKDGRTTVGSGARYLGYGVMTAFGKDSGKLTRACLPAPFEFTVQMRLKPTIRSRRAELERAIKVMGLFGGLGSKSRKGYGSLTLMSLKRKGDGEVWTAPTTTDEFLEAITTLKLSPLRGAQPEWTAFSDQARVMLVPARKGDSAMALLNRLGEDLVMYRSWGNEGRVLEKEKAERNFREDHDLIYEVKGVAIKHPKRVAFGLPHNYFIKDRKKPGRRKTVFVGALKYERRASPLFFHIHEVENQTPIGVVLLMPARFLPERELIVIGKGRDAKSAPLSANVLEPVDAFLTRLKEGPKPKQGRPYREPYAGVKEVRFV